In Candidatus Scalindua japonica, the genomic stretch GTGCGTATGCTACATTAATTTCCTGAACAACACTGGCCTTGTAGGCAGCGGTAGAATATGGTTTTACAATTCCGGTTGTTCCCAGTATGGATATTCCATTAATAATTCCCAATCGTTCGCTAATCGTTTTCTTAGCGCGCTTTACACCATCGGGAACACTGATAATGACCTGGGCTCCTTTGTATTGTTTAACAGGAAGTTCTTCTAATACCATCTCTGAGATATTTTTACGCGGTATGGGTGTAATTGAAGGGCCGCCGATGTCCAGGCCTAGTCCCGGCTTCGTAACCTTACCCACACCCTCTCCATTGATTAAAGTAATACCCTCTTCTTCTGTTAAACTAACAGTTGTCGTAATTTCAGCACCATGCGTGCAATCCGGATCATCCCCGGCATCTTTAATAATACTGGTGATAGCTACACCCTCGCTTATTTCACAGCGTTTTAAAGGAAATGTAACCGTTTTTCGATTTGGCAATGTAGTTTTTATTTTCGATAATTTCTTTCCTGTTACCAGATAGCGCGCTGCTGCCTTGGCACTCGCAGCGGCACAGGCTCCTGTGGTAAATCCGGTTCTATGCCCCTTCTTATTCCGTGCCGGCAGTGTCATATGATTTTTCTCTCAAGCGATGTTCAAAAAGATCAAAGAATAAAGGGTCTTCTCCCAGTGTAGTTGCCAGTTTAATGGTTAGTTCAGGGATATTTTGTGCATAACGATCGACGAGAGCACTAAGCCGTTGGTACAATAATCCGTTAAAAATCAAATAAGGTTCCAATAAAATAGTCCTGTGACCTTCTTTTATAAGGTAATTAAGTGTTTCTTCAACTGTCGGTTTTGCCATGGCAATAAAACCGTGATCTACTCGCTTGTAATCTGCCTTTTCTGTAACCAGTCGTACCAATTTACAAAAATCACTGGTCGCATCCGGATCACTGGATCCACGGCCTATCATCAAAACCGCAGCATCTGATGTCTCGATCGCATTTGCGGCACATGCCTGGGTAATTCTCTTGTTCACTAAGTCCACCATTTTCTGATCCACACCCATGGCTTGTGATAAATAAATTTTTTTGTCTCTAAAAGTGTCCCTGATCTCATTGACAACATCCGCAATATCATGCTTGATATGTTCTGCTGTTAATAAGAATAACGGCAGAACCGAAACCTCTTCGGCACAAGCCAATGCATCATGGAGTGCGTCCTTCAAACCTGGTTTTGCCAACTCAACGAAAGCAGTTCTAAAATCAAAATCGGGAACCTGCCTGGCAAATTGTTCGACAAAATGTTCAAATGCATCATTGGATTTCTGAACACGGCTGCCGTGTCCTACAACGATAACAATGTTTTTAGGCATAAACCTGGTCCTTTCGCTGTTGTAATTGGTGAAAGTTTTGTGCTTGCGCAAGAAAATGCCTTGCTCTTTGCGGATATGAGAGAAAATGGCAATGCACATAGCTGGCCAGGACATTATTTAAACAATATCCTTCGTCTCGCTCTTGTCCCTTTCTTTTTTTGATTGATCGGTGGATGGCAGCAACTCCTTCTCCGTTCCATTGGGAGTAGTGGAATTCATGTCCGCGAAATTGTTCTCCCTTACGACCCAGGAAACAATCGTCAAGCATTTCATTTTCACAATACCCAAAATTCACAAGTTTTTTGGTCATTTCAATTTGTCCGGGAATTATCCCCAGCATGGGAAAGACTTTGCCGTCTAAAGATTTTACGGATTCAGCCAGGTAAATAAGCCCTCCGCATTCGGCATACGTGGGAATGCCATCTTTAATGGCCTGTTTAATTAAAGCATGCATGTCCTGGTTTTCTTTAATTTCTTTAGCATAAACCTCCGGAAAACCACCACAAAAATAAAACCCATGTATATTTTCCGGTAATGTCGTATCCTCAAGCGGACTAAAAGCAATGAGTTCGGCACCACAGTTTTTTAAAAAATCCAGATTTGCCTGATAATAAAATTGAAATGCACGGTCATAAGCATAGGCGATACGAATGGGTTCCTGGGGTAATGTTGCTTCAGGGATAATATTGAATGGTTTAACGGATAATGAATCTTTTTGCGCTCTCTTCGCATGGATCATAATTTGCTCCAGATCAATTTTTTGACAGCACTCTTCCAGCCTTGTCAGACAATCATGCAGCTCTTCATTTTCAGAGGCAGTTTTTAAGCCAAGATGACGTTCCGGGATCATAATGTCTTCATTTTTGAAGAGAGTACCCAATACCGGAATGTGATTATATGCTTCAACAGCTTCGGTTAATAATTTCAGGTGATTCTCCCCGGCCACTTTATTGAGGATCACGCCACATATATGAATGTCCGCATCCAGTGTTTGATAGCCTTTGATCATGGCAGCTGCTGAGCGTGCCATTTTACCAGCATCTACGACTAGAATAACAGGAGTCTTAAGTAATTTGGCGAGGGCAGAGCTGCTGCCTTCGTCGGTCGTTGGTGAAACACCGTCAAAGAGACCCATGACACCCTCAATAACGGCAATGTCACAATCCTGGGATGTCTTTTCAAATAACCACTGACATGCATCTTTACCCATCATCCATTCATCCAGGTTATGCGATGCCCGGTTTGTTGCAACTGTGTGATAACTAGGATCAATATAATCAGGGCCTACTTTATAAGCCCCGACACGTAAGCCGGCCCTGGTTAATCCAGCCATAATAGCCAGTGTAACTGATGTTTTTCCGACGCCGCTGTGTGTTCCGCTAATCATGATTCTCGGTATACTCATATCGTGCTTTTATCTTGGAATTTATGAAAATAAGTTTATGTTTTTACTGAATTTAAAGATATAACGATAGGCATACCGTGTCAACCCATTTTTTATCAAGTACTATCTGATCATAGCTTTTTTCTTCGTGTTTCCTGAATCGAATGATTAGGTTGACAGGGTCAAGTATTAAAAGTAGAATTATCCGTTCTCACTGTTGATCTTAAACAATTTAAAGAATATGGTTACCGGTAATTCCATCATGAATGTTAAGGATGGAATTTAAAAGGGAATCCCTGGTAGAACAGGGAACGGACCCGCCGCTGTAGTCGATGACGAAAATTGCCAGGCCACTGTTCGCCACAGGCGTATGGGAAGGCGCAATGAGTAGGATGACTCGATAGTCAGAAGACCTGCCGGTTAACTGCTTCACATGATCTTCGATGGTAAAGAAGGTGAAGGCGTATATGGTAATAAGCAGCTTATGCATTCGTATGCAGACTTACTAAAAGCCCGTACCTTTTTACTACGAAAAGATACGGGCTTTTTTTATATCTATTTTTTGTGACTATATACAATTCAAATGAAGAAAATATTATTAGGCATATCTGTTACCTTTGCTATTTTATTGTTACCCCATGTCGCGCATGCAATGCATATTACTGAAGGGATATTGCCTCCAAAATGGGTTATATTCTGGTTTATTTTAGTGATACCGTTCATTGTCATTGGTACGCTCAGACTGAAGAAAAAGAAAAAAGAAGTACCGGGTTTCCTGCCATTAGTGGGATTAGTTGGGGCCGCCGTATTCGTTTTTTCATGTTTTCCAATTCCGGTGGTAGGTTTGAACGGGATGGCAACTGCACATCCGGCGGGAACGGGAATGAGTGCGATCTTATTAGGGCCTTTTGTGAGCGTTGTTATCGCAGGCATTGCTCTTTTCATACAGGCGCTTTTTCTAGCGCATGGAGGACTTACGACTCTGGGCGTTAATATCTTTTCAATGGGTGTACTCGGTTCATTTTCAGGGTATTTTGCATTCAGACTGGCGCAGAGGATGGGGTTCAAGCTGTTCTGGTGTGGTTTTCTGGCCGGAGTAATTTCTGATATATGTACTTATATAGGGACTTCTATAGGATTAGGACTCCTGGTATTTAAAGAGGGGGAGACATTTTCTGTTGCTATAATGCACAGCGCGAAGGCAATGCTGGAGATTTTCGTTGTGTTTATGGCTACTTCTCAGGGACCATTGTGTATCGCTGAAGGTATTGTGGTTGGATTTGCTCTAACCTATGTATATAAAGTTCGTCCAAGTATTTTATACAACCTGAAGGTTGTTAAAGCACAATAATTTAATTATATAGGGATTTTCATTTAATCGCTTGTAGCAAGAATATACGCCCTTGTCATTCTGAGTGAAGCGAAGAATCTCTTGTAAGTAGGCCAAAAGTATTTTGTGAGTTTAATGAGATCTTCCTGCAGAGATTCTTCAGTCGTTCCTCCTTCAGAAGATATGGATGACAGTCCTTCCTTTAAATATTAGAATTAAAAGTTGACCAATTATTAGTTCTAATTTTAAGAAAGGAGTCATCCATATGAAGAAAGCAAAATATTATGGTTCAATAGATGTTGATGATAGTAGCTTTAACGTAGCTCTAATAAAAACTGTAGGTGAAGAGCTTCTCCATTTTAAATGTAGTTCTAATGTAGGTGCAATGATAAAAAAGATAAAGCAAAAAAATATTCATTTAAAAGATATCCAATTGTGCTATGAAGCGACTTATCTTGGGTATACTTTATACCGAGAGCTAAAGGGTAAAGGTATAAGATGTGAAGTTATAGCCCCTTCTTTAATCCCCAAAGCCCCAGGTAATAAGGTAAAAACAGACCGCCTGGATTGTATCAAATTAGCCAAATATTATTTAAAAGGGATGTTGACTCCTGTCCATATTCCTGACGAGGAAGATGAGACAGTTCGTGATTTAATCCGATCAAGAAAACTGTTAGTTGATCAAGTAAAAAAAATAAAAACACATATCATCAGCCTCTGTAAAAGAATGGGCCTTGACTATCGAAAACAGAGAGGAATCTCCAACGCTGCTTACTGGACCCAAATTCATTATAAGTGGTTAGAAAAAGAAATTAACCAACTTCCTAAGGATTCCCCCTTACGACTTAACCTTTCCAGCTTACTGAGTACTTGTCATAATATAGAGACCTTTATTTCCACTTATGACGAACAAATAAGCGTAATCGCTGAACGTCCTAAGTATAAAGACAAAGTAAAGGCATTGAATTGCTTTCGGGGTCTAAAGACCCTCTCCTCCCTGACTCTCACGACTGAACTGGGAGATATAAGGCGTTTTCCTCACCCTTCAAAGGTAACGGCCTATTCAGGGCTTTCCATCAGAGAATACAGCTCAGGAGGAAAAGAACTCCGCTTTGGAATTACAAAGCAGGGAAACCGTATTCTTAGAACTGTTGTAATTGAAGCATGCCAGTTTTCTTTCAAGCCTCCTAAAGTCAGTAATATTCTTAAAGAAAGAAGAATAGGAGCTGATCCTGAATATATTAATATTGCCGATCGTTGCATGCATCGGCTTAGTAAAAAATCTATTAGAATGTTTATGAATAAAAAACATAGAAATAAAATAAAGGTCGCCTGTGCTAGAGAAATGCTCTGCTTTGTCTGGGAAGCATTGCATAAGGCAGCTTGATAAATACAAACATATAAACTAATTTTATAAGGACAAGGTTGAATTTAATAGAAAATTATTTAGCAATAAGATCTTGCATGAGATAGCCCACGAGTCATTCTTAGGTTAATACACCTGTGCTCAGATTGTGGTATTCTCATCGAACACCATCTTAATGCGGTAACCAGCCCGCGAATATGAGGTTGATTGTACCAGATTCTCATTGCATTAAATAAATTTTCATTTTGGCCTATTTGACCTTGACAGACTGTCATCCATATGAGAATGACATGTTGGCGAACAACGTCAGCCCGAAGGGCATTAATTGTTATGTTAGGATTTTCCATTTTAAACCTTTTCGCTTAAATATGTTGTGAAAAAATATTTTACTATTTTCGTATTCATATTATGTGTCACTCAATCGCATGCTTTGTATGCGGCGGAACCAGACATGCCTGAGCCAATAGACGCTATTGAAGCTGTGCAAACAGTAGCGTCTGAGGAAGAGGGAAAATGGACAGGAATTGATGTAAGCATAGTAGGGAAATATGCCAAGAAATATGGTCGTCCTCCAAGGGACCCTTATATTAACACAGACCAGGGGGATCTTCTCTTATTTGTATTTACCTTTTTTGGCCTTGTAGGCGGTATCATCATTGGCTACAACTTCAGAAAATTATTTGTTGAGGGGAAAGATCAGGGTCTTCACCGCTCCTCGGACAAAAGGCGCCGAGGACAAGAAGACGCTGAGATCGCAAAGAAAAAATTAGAAAAAAAAATTTCATAATTACGAATTTGAATCTAAAAAAATCCCAAATCGTAATTCGTGCTGGTTGAATCATGTTGATTGAACCTAAACGTTTGGGTTCCGACTACAAGTCTGAACCAGTCTGTGAAATTAAGCGTAAAATAAAGAGTCTCGAATAACTGATAAACAGGATTTAACCTATCTTGTTTATCCTGTTATCCTGTCTAAAGATAGATAATCATGGAAATATTAAAGCATGTTGTCATGGATCATTTCGCTCAAAGGAGCAATTGGCTTACCAATATAGAGGTAAGGGTGAAACTGTTTTATATCGGTATAGGTTTGATCCTTAATACATTATCTCACGACATAACGGTTCCATTAGTGTTCTTTGTTACATCTTTAATATTGTTAATGACCATAAAGGTATCATTTTTGACTTTAGGTCTCCGAATGATGATGCCGTTCTGTTTCGGGATATTTATCCTGATTATCATGGGCTTGCATCAGGGTGAGACCGTAATGTTTTCCGGTACACTTTTCGGTTATGAACTTGCTTTCAAAAAAGAGGGATTACAGATTGGCCTCTTGTTATTCACAAAGGTGGCAGGGGGGGTAATGCTCATGCTTTTATTATCATTCACCACAACAATTACAAAAATATGTATGGCTGCTCGCTGGATGAAGATACCGGAAACCCTGATTGAAGTTTTGTCATTTGTATATAGATACCTTTTCTTACTGATTGAAGAGACGGAGACAATGATGTCTTCGCAAAGAAGCAGACTGGGCTATGTTACATGGTTTAAGACAGTAAAATCATTTGGAAGCCTTGGAGGCATGCTGATTATCAGGTCAATTACAAGAGCTGAAAATGCCCATATCGCAATGGTCTCCAGGGGTTATGATGGAGGGAGGGTGCTGACAGTCCAACTTACTCCAATAGCAGGAAAAGATTATACTATGCTTTTATCATGTGGAATTTTACTGGCACTTTTATCCTATTTTGGGTTTTTCTGGTAGGAGATTTATAAATTGAGAAAGATTGGCAAGCTTATAACCACCCCATTTCCCCTCCTTTGTAAGGAGGTGATTCAGAGGAGATCTTTCACTTTTATTAACAATATTATTAACTGCGAGTATCTGAGAAAATTGGTGTCCTATTTAAATTATGACGATTAAGATAAAGGTCGAAGAGTTAACTCATAAATACCCTGATGGCACGCAAGCACTCAATGGTGCGGACCTTGATGTTCGGGAAGGTGAATTCCTTGCTATTCTCGGTGCAAACGGTTCTGGGAAGACAACACTGCTCAAACATCTGAATGGTCTTTTAAAGCCTGTTTCCGGTTCAGTAGTTTTAGATAATAAAGCATTGAATGTGTTTACGCCAGGTGATGTTTTCAGGAAGGTTGGAATGGTTTTTCAAGATCCTAATGATCAGCTCATTGCACCTACGGTTGAGGAGGATGTCGCTTTTGGCCCTACTAATCTAGGCCTTAGCTATGATGAAATTATGAGTAGGGTTAATACTGCTCTCGATCTGGTTAAAATGAAAGAGTTTGCCAAAAAGGCAATCCATGCACTCAGTTATGGTCAGAGCAAACGAATATGCATTGCCGGCATCCTCGCCATGGAACCGGAAATAATCATATTAGATGAACCAACCAGTGGACTTGACCCTGATGGTGTAAAGACCGTAATGAAAATACTGAACGATCTGAATAAAAAACAGGGTATTACCATAATACTTGCTACAAACTCTGTTGACCTTGTGCCTGTCCACATGGACAGGGTTGCTATTATGGATAAAGGTATCGTTGTGCAGGAAGGTACTCCGGAAAGAATTTTTACCGGCTCAGAAAAACTTAACAGCCTTAAGCTGGAGCTGCCGCAGATAGCACAATTAATGGAAGTATTGCGTGACAAAGAAAGACTACCAATAGATTTACTCCCTTTGACAATCGGTCAAGCCAGGCAGGAACTTGTACATCTATTCAACAATGAAAACAATGTCCGGCATGCCAGTTCAATTTTGTAGATAGAACCTTTAATTTTCAAATACCAATCCTGTTATTCTGTCTAATATCCTGTCCCATGGAGCCTTCCTTACTGTTGTCCCAGTCCTTCGTAAATATTCGTAAGTGTTGTTTCCAGCGGGGATTGTCAAGTTGATTCATGATGAAAAAGACAATAAATTTTATTAAAACCATCCTATACACTGTCTTTTTTTGTTGAATAAATTATTAGTTGACAGTATATGGCCGTTGTGGTATATACGTCCAGAGTGTCCAGTATAAAAGTATTTGTGTTTGTAACTCTTAAGGATAGAGACGGTTTATGGCTAAAAAGAAAATTGTTAGTACAACCGAAACAATAAAAGATGGTATCCCTATAGTACTGACTGATGTAGTTGAAAAGTTAGGACTACAGACTGAACCTGGTGACAAGATATTATTTACCAGAATAAGTCAGAGTGCATTTATGGCTACAATTGAAAAACCTGTAACAAAAGAAATCGAAAAAGATGATAATACAATATACACTGGAGAAATATCTTCAGCTTTCATTGTGGAAGAATTATATAAATATAATAGGGAGAAGAAATTATCAATTAAGACGGAAGAAAGTAAAAGCTTAATAGCGTTTGCAAAAATAGGCATCAAAACCTTTTATATGATTGTTGAAGCACATTATCATATAAGTGACAGAATGATACGTAGATACATTAGTAGAGGGCTAATACCACCTCCGGAAAGACACGGAAAGAATGCATATTACGAAGAATTGAAAACTAATGTTTTTAGCTATTTGAATGTAATTGATACTTTCAAGAAACGTTATAATCTTTCGTTAGACGACATAGGAGTGATAATAAATAATTATCGTAATCAGATTGTTGAACTGGATTTTATATTGTCAGGTATTGAGATTGAATATAACAAGCCTAGACGAACATCTCCAAACTATATATGGATAAGGAAACGTTTCTTAGAAAGGATTCAAGCCAAAACAGAAAATCTAGAAAAGTTAAACATAAAGGCTCTAGAAAGAGAGATAAAGCGTAAAAAATCTTAAAATTTTTTGCACTCATGATGGACATTGCGTCCATCATGACCATTAAAATATTACTCAATCTATGTATATCTGTAAAAAAAATGCAATCAAATATTCAGTATAAAACAAAAAAATTATGGAAAGGCGAAAACGCGGCAACATTGCCCTGAGTAATTACCGAATGATGGAGAAATTGAGCCAATTGCACATTTGAAGGGACGTAGAAAAAGAATAGAAATTCAAAATTTATTTGATGTTAAAAGTAGGTGAAACACATCTGTACTTTTTTTAATTTGTTTATTGTAGTTTTATTATTGCAAAAAAAAGGAAGACATAAGCAGCAACTTATGTCCTCCGGTTTATTATTCCCATTCACCAATGAAAAAGAACAATAGGATGTTCATATTAGTTAATAAATCCAATATATCAACAAAAAAACCAGTGTTGAGTACGCCCACCATGCGCACGCAAACACTGGTTTTTTTTTGGCTTCAAATTGGCTTGTTTACCAGAAAGAGGCTATAGACTTGATACTAAGAAACAACCGGAACACTATTTTTTAAGATATTGAAATACAATGACTTACAATATGGCAGTTTTTGACCGTTTTTATAGCCTTTTCAGGAGTAAAATTATGTGTAAATGCGCAGTGAAAAAAGAGGAAAAACCTAGAGTTATGACCGTTAAAAATAGCTG encodes the following:
- the cbiQ gene encoding cobalt ECF transporter T component CbiQ, producing the protein MEILKHVVMDHFAQRSNWLTNIEVRVKLFYIGIGLILNTLSHDITVPLVFFVTSLILLMTIKVSFLTLGLRMMMPFCFGIFILIIMGLHQGETVMFSGTLFGYELAFKKEGLQIGLLLFTKVAGGVMLMLLLSFTTTITKICMAARWMKIPETLIEVLSFVYRYLFLLIEETETMMSSQRSRLGYVTWFKTVKSFGSLGGMLIIRSITRAENAHIAMVSRGYDGGRVLTVQLTPIAGKDYTMLLSCGILLALLSYFGFFW
- the cbiD gene encoding cobalt-precorrin-5B (C(1))-methyltransferase CbiD; this encodes MTLPARNKKGHRTGFTTGACAAASAKAAARYLVTGKKLSKIKTTLPNRKTVTFPLKRCEISEGVAITSIIKDAGDDPDCTHGAEITTTVSLTEEEGITLINGEGVGKVTKPGLGLDIGGPSITPIPRKNISEMVLEELPVKQYKGAQVIISVPDGVKRAKKTISERLGIINGISILGTTGIVKPYSTAAYKASVVQEINVAYA
- a CDS encoding energy-coupling factor ABC transporter permease, translating into MKKILLGISVTFAILLLPHVAHAMHITEGILPPKWVIFWFILVIPFIVIGTLRLKKKKKEVPGFLPLVGLVGAAVFVFSCFPIPVVGLNGMATAHPAGTGMSAILLGPFVSVVIAGIALFIQALFLAHGGLTTLGVNIFSMGVLGSFSGYFAFRLAQRMGFKLFWCGFLAGVISDICTYIGTSIGLGLLVFKEGETFSVAIMHSAKAMLEIFVVFMATSQGPLCIAEGIVVGFALTYVYKVRPSILYNLKVVKAQ
- a CDS encoding IS110 family transposase, which produces MKKAKYYGSIDVDDSSFNVALIKTVGEELLHFKCSSNVGAMIKKIKQKNIHLKDIQLCYEATYLGYTLYRELKGKGIRCEVIAPSLIPKAPGNKVKTDRLDCIKLAKYYLKGMLTPVHIPDEEDETVRDLIRSRKLLVDQVKKIKTHIISLCKRMGLDYRKQRGISNAAYWTQIHYKWLEKEINQLPKDSPLRLNLSSLLSTCHNIETFISTYDEQISVIAERPKYKDKVKALNCFRGLKTLSSLTLTTELGDIRRFPHPSKVTAYSGLSIREYSSGGKELRFGITKQGNRILRTVVIEACQFSFKPPKVSNILKERRIGADPEYINIADRCMHRLSKKSIRMFMNKKHRNKIKVACAREMLCFVWEALHKAA
- a CDS encoding energy-coupling factor ABC transporter ATP-binding protein, which codes for MTIKIKVEELTHKYPDGTQALNGADLDVREGEFLAILGANGSGKTTLLKHLNGLLKPVSGSVVLDNKALNVFTPGDVFRKVGMVFQDPNDQLIAPTVEEDVAFGPTNLGLSYDEIMSRVNTALDLVKMKEFAKKAIHALSYGQSKRICIAGILAMEPEIIILDEPTSGLDPDGVKTVMKILNDLNKKQGITIILATNSVDLVPVHMDRVAIMDKGIVVQEGTPERIFTGSEKLNSLKLELPQIAQLMEVLRDKERLPIDLLPLTIGQARQELVHLFNNENNVRHASSIL
- a CDS encoding sirohydrochlorin chelatase, with amino-acid sequence MPKNIVIVVGHGSRVQKSNDAFEHFVEQFARQVPDFDFRTAFVELAKPGLKDALHDALACAEEVSVLPLFLLTAEHIKHDIADVVNEIRDTFRDKKIYLSQAMGVDQKMVDLVNKRITQACAANAIETSDAAVLMIGRGSSDPDATSDFCKLVRLVTEKADYKRVDHGFIAMAKPTVEETLNYLIKEGHRTILLEPYLIFNGLLYQRLSALVDRYAQNIPELTIKLATTLGEDPLFFDLFEHRLREKSYDTAGTE
- a CDS encoding cobyrinate a,c-diamide synthase, which gives rise to MSIPRIMISGTHSGVGKTSVTLAIMAGLTRAGLRVGAYKVGPDYIDPSYHTVATNRASHNLDEWMMGKDACQWLFEKTSQDCDIAVIEGVMGLFDGVSPTTDEGSSSALAKLLKTPVILVVDAGKMARSAAAMIKGYQTLDADIHICGVILNKVAGENHLKLLTEAVEAYNHIPVLGTLFKNEDIMIPERHLGLKTASENEELHDCLTRLEECCQKIDLEQIMIHAKRAQKDSLSVKPFNIIPEATLPQEPIRIAYAYDRAFQFYYQANLDFLKNCGAELIAFSPLEDTTLPENIHGFYFCGGFPEVYAKEIKENQDMHALIKQAIKDGIPTYAECGGLIYLAESVKSLDGKVFPMLGIIPGQIEMTKKLVNFGYCENEMLDDCFLGRKGEQFRGHEFHYSQWNGEGVAAIHRSIKKRKGQERDEGYCLNNVLASYVHCHFLSYPQRARHFLAQAQNFHQLQQRKDQVYA